The Pararhizobium sp. IMCC21322 sequence ACATGACGGCCAGTCCCACCCCACCGGCGATGGCCAGTGCCAGACTTAAAAATGTAATTTTGAGCGTATTCAGAAGCGAGAACGACAGCAGGCCCCAATCCGTGACCAGAGTGTCCCAGACAAGTCCCGGTCGCGGCAGAATGTAGGACGGGATTTCATTCCAGACGCAAATCCGGTCCCACAGAAAAATGGCAATGGCAAAGATGACCAGCGGCAGCAGCCACTGCAGCACCTGGTCGCGGCGTTTGGCGCGGGCGCGGGCCACCTCAATGGGATCAATCAGAACCACATCGCCGCTGACCGGCTGAGTTTCCAATTGGCTCATGCCAATGCCCCCGGCTTGTAGGAATCCATCGCTTTATGCAGCGCTTCGGAGACCTCCCGACAATACTGGCTATAGACATCACTTGTGCGGAACGTCTCATCGCGCGGATAGGGTGCATCAATCGACATATCATCCACAACCCGACCCGGCCGGGCCGCCATCACAACGATCCGGTTGGAGAGGTAGACGGATTCGAACACGGAATGGGTGACAAAAATGACAGTCCAGTTAAAGCGCTGCCACAGCTCCAGAAGATCATTGTTGAGCTTGAAGCGTGTGATCTCATCCAGCGCCGCAAATGGTTCATCCATCAGCAAAAGCCGGGGCCTTGTCACCAAAGCGCGGGCAATCGACACCCGCATTTTCATGCCGCCGGACAATTCACGTGGATAGGAACTTTCAAATTGCTCAAGACCAACAAGTTCCAAAGCTTCCATGACAGCATCGCGGGCCTTGGCCTTGCTCTGCCCTTTCAACTTCAGTGGCAAAAAGACATTCCCGAACACAGTCGCCCAAGGCATCAGGGTTGGTTCCTGAAACACAAAGCTGACATCATGGGAGGCCTCTTCCGCGTCGGTGCCGGACGCATTGCCCCAGGACACAGTTCCGGTCGTCGCAGGCGCAAGGCCGGCAATAATCCGCAACGCAGTGGATTTACCACAACCAGACGGGCCAAGCAGGCTGACAAATTCACCCTGGTGGACGTCCAGCGCCATGTCGCGCAAGGCAACAGTGCCATTCGAAAAAGATTTTGTAATGTCGTTGAGGGATATCAGAGGCGATTGGTTCACGAGAAAACTGCCTTGAAGGAGAGCCCGATCGCGACAAGCTTTTGCCGCGACCGGAAATCAGGATCGATTACATGCCGGTGAGTTTTTTCTTCAACTCAACACCAACGCCTTTGTTGATGAAATCCAGCGTATAAATTTTGGAAATATCCAGGTCAGCCGGTGTCACACCAGCAGCAACCATTTTGTCGTAGAAGCTTTTCTGCCGCGCATCAGTCATGGCACCAATGCCCATCGTTTCAGAATCACCACTATCAACAATGCCAAATTCTTTCATTGTCTCAATGGAGAACGCAATCTGCTCATCCGTAATATCCGGATTGTCTTTCTTGATCATCTCATTGGCAGCGGCATTGTCGCCATAAAGATAATTCACCCAACCCAGAATGGAGCCATCAATGAAGCATTTAACGATTTCTGGTTTGGCATCGATGGTTGCCTGCATGGCTTCTATTGTTGTGGAATATGTATCAAATCCATAATCAGCCAGCAGGAAAAGGTTGGGCTTGAAGCCACCTTCACGCTCAATCGCGAATGGCTCTGAGGTGATGTAACCCTGTTGCGCAGACTTTTTGTCCGCAAGGAATGGCGCTGCATTAAATGTGTAGGGTTCCCGCTGTTCGACCGTGAAACCATGTTCGGCGATCATCCATTTATAATAGCTCTGAAAGCCATTTTCGCCCAAAAACAGCTTGGCACCTTTCAGGCTTTCCCAGGTATCGAACCCCTGGTCCGGATGGCTGATCAGAACCTGCGGCTCTTTCTGGAACATGGAGGCCAGAACAACAACCGGGATGTTCTGCTCTGCGGCAGAGAAAGGCTGCAGCATGTTGCCGCCCATATGAAACTCGATTTTGCCTGCCAGCATCAGCGCACGATTATTGACCTGTGGACCGCCTGGCGCAACAGTTACGTTAAGCCCGCAGGCTTCGTAGGTGCCGTCAGCCACGGATTGATAGAAACCGCCATGTTCGGCCTGTGCCAGCCAGTTCGTGCCGAATGTAACATCTTCAAGAGCGCTGGATTGGGTTGCGAAAGTGGCACTCAAGGCGAGTGCGCCAAAAGCCGCGAGGGATTTCATGTGGTTGGACACCATGGCAAGATTCCTTTTGCTTGCGAAAATTGAGACCGCTTTGGGAGGGCCGCCTACAGTGTGTGATGCAGTGCACCAGAAAATCAAGCTCCAACGTGACGCAAAATTCTCAATGGGTAATTTTTGGTGCAATTCAAACCGGCTGAAACCAAGATCGAAACCGGGACCAAAACCTGGGCTAGCCAAAGATCTGTTTTCCGCGCTTAATCGAATCTGACAGCAACACACAGGATATGACGGAATGGCAGATCAGTTTCCACGGCACACTCCAGCGACGATCAGAGCGCCTTTTGCCAATTACAGCCATGGCGTGGAAGTGCCGCCCAATGCGCGTCTTCTTGTTTGCTCGGGTCAATTGGGAATAGCGCTTGATGATCAGATTCCTGACGGCGCAGAAGCGCAGACAGATCTCATCTTTCAGAACATTGAGAAAATTCTGGCAAGCGCCGCAATGGATTTGTCGCACATTGTACGGATCAATGCCTATGTCAGCCATCGCGACCATCTGGCAGGTTACATGCGCGCCCGGGACAATTACGTCTCAGAGCCGCCGCCCGCATCGACGCTGATGATTGTATCAGGGTTTACGCGTGAAGAGTTTGTTGTGGAGATTGAGGTGCTTGCAGCACGTCGTGAGTGAGGCGGCAAAATCCTGAACGATAGCTGGCCAACCTATGCGGTTGACCAGCAGGATCGAAAAATCAGTCGGTCACCATCATTTCCGTGCGGGCCGTACGCTCGGCATTCTGGAACGCAACTCTGATCTGGTTGTTGGCAAGAGCAACGCCACAACTTGAAAAGTCCTGAGCCACCTTGTTGATCATTGGATCAGTTCCGGGGGTCACGCGATCCGTGTAAAGGACATCGCGGACATAGAGCTGCAGCTCGTCACCGTGAAGGCCCATTTTGTGTCCGGCCCAAAGGCCTAGAATATAGTCGCGCCGCGCGTTTACGCAGCCGTCGGTTGATGCCTCGATTTCCTGAGGGTCGATCGTCTGAATTGGTAACATGGTCTCTTTTTTGTGGTTTAACAAGCTGCGGCGATCCTTGACACGCTTAGCAACTCTGGTTCGACTTACGCGAGAGCATTTGATGATAAAATGTGGTGGAAATAGGATCAAATCCGACGCAATCTGAATTCTGTTGATTTTCTTTGGAAACACTTATGAAACCTTTGGTTCTTGTCACGTCAGATGTTGTGCAGACGGGTGGCTATAATTGGCATGGCGCCATCGATACCTACCTGAAAGCAGTCTCGGACGTTACCGGGGCGCAGCCCGTTATTCTGCCCGATCTGACTTCAAAAACGGACTTTGACAGCGTGTTGAGCCGGGTGGATGGCGTTCTGGTAACAGGCTCCAAAAGCAATGTCTTTCCGCAGATCTATGGCCAGAGCCCTACCGAAAAACACGAGCCCTATGATCACGACCGAGACGAAACCACTTTGCCACTGATCCGCAACGCTATTGCGCGTGGCACACCTCTGCTGGCCGTTTGCAGGGGGCATCAGGAACTGAACGTTGCCTATGGCGGCACGCTGCATACGGAAATTCAGGAAAACCAGGGGATCATGGATCACCGCGCCGCTGTACACTCAGATCAGGACGTACGCTACAAAATCGCACACACCATAAATCCGGTAAAGGATGGCCTTCTGGCGCGTATTTTGGGCAATGCGCCAGTCGCCATCAATTCATTGCACCGCCAGGCCATTGACCGTTTGGCAGATGGCCTTTCCATTGAAGCAACAGCCGATGACGGGACGATTGAAGCCATCTCCGTAGATGGTGCCAGGGCCTTTGCCCTGGGCGTGCAATGGCACCCGGAATATTGGGCGGCCAGCGATCCAGTGTCGAAGAAGATTTTCGAGTATTTTGGCTCGATCATGCGGTCATGAAAGGCTGCTGTGGATCCTCGGAACAAGTCCGAGGATGGCGCGCTTAAAGGGTTGTTTGCGCTGAACTGTGTTCGTGAGCTTTTGCAATCCACCACCGTCATCCTCGGACTTGTTCCGAGGATCCACCACTTCAACCGCTAAAGCAAAGCCGCAGTCAGCAAAATTCCACCAAGCAGGAGCACCGCTAAAGCTCCCAGGAGTTGAATCCCATTCAGCACATACGCAGCACCACGGGTGTTTGAACCGGTAAACACCAAAGTCGCCCTGCGCGTACCAACGGCCAAAAACATCAGTGTTGTCACCGTGATGGCTGTGCCAAGCCCCATCGCCAGCGCAGACAGCACGCCGGCCCAGAACAGTCCTTGCGCCAATGCAAACACAAGCACAATCAGTGCCCCGGTGCAGGGCCGAAGACCAACAGAGAATATGGCGGCAACAGCCGCTTTCACACTGCCCTTTGCCCGATCTGCAAGTTCAGGGCTTGGTGCATGCGCATGGCCGCACCCGCAATTTTCATCATGATGATGGTGGTCATGGCTGTGGTTATGATGGTGATCGTGACCTTGCCTGTGAGTGGATGAAGCTGGTTGTACGTTCAAAAACCCGCGTATCGCTTTGAAAACCAGATAGGCACCAAGCACGGTCACCAGCACGTAGGACCCGACCTCCAAAAACCGGCTTGCATCAGTGATGACAAGGCTCGTGGCATTAAACAGAATTGCCAGAACGGAAATCACACCTATCGCAACCAGGGCCTGCAACAAGGAGGACAGCAGACACAAGACCGCACCTCTTTTTGCGGTTTCCCGGTTGGCCAGCACATAGGATGACATGACAACCTTCCCATGCCCCGGGCCGGCGGCATGAAACACGCCATACAAAAAGCTGAGACTGATCAGGGTCCAGAAGGCACTGCCATTCTGTTTCATGTCGCGCACGGCGCCGGTCAATTGCTGGTAAAAGGTGCTTTGCACCGCTGCCACCCAGCGAAAGAAATCTGAAAACAGGCCATCAGTGGGAATGGGAGCGGCCTCGGGCGCGCCAACACCAAAGGGTCCACTTTGGGCAAGCGCCATGCTGGTGCCCAGATACAAATACAGGCACAGAACAATCAATCCGACAGAAAGAGGCCTTATCGACACCGGATAACCGCTGAATTGGAGAGTTTTGAGGTCACAGAGAAAAATTCGTCCGGCACCTGACGCTGATCTGCCGGCAATTCGGCAAGGGCCGCTGCAAAGGCATCATCCATCTCTTCGGCAGGTTTGACTTCAACGCTGCAATTATTCGGCGCACCGGAGGCCAGTTTGATGGAATCCTCTTCATTGACTGAAAACGCAACAAAAGCTTCCGGGTCGTAGATTTCCAGAATGAGATCGCCGATGACCAGAGCCGGTTGCTTGAGTGGCAGCGTAAAATTGAGCGTCAGGCGACTTTTATCGGCATCATAATAGAGCCAGTAATCGACGGGACCGTCGAAATCCACCTCGGCCTCTTCCACACCCATAAAGGTGAAGAACTCATAATCTGCGAGACTTTCCACGTTGACCTGCGCAAGCGATGATAATTCTTCGCGTGTGTAGATACCGTCCTCATTTTCATCGAGGCCCTGAATGACATAGACGGAGAAGGCATCGTCAAATGTCCAGGCGTGGCGAACTGCCGATACGCGGTCCTGTGCATCAAACACCACTTCGGCGCGCGTATCGACCCAAACATGGGGGTGGGCGTCCGCTTCTGGCATCGATGACAGCCCCGTCAGGAAAGCGGCGCTGAACACTAAACTGGACATTCCGGAACGGGTCACAACGAATCAATCCTCAGTTTTTTGATAGTTCTTGCTCATATAATCCACAAAGGCCCGAATTTTGGAAGAAAGATGGCGGCGGTTGGCATAAACGACAAAAATTCCCACATCATTTGCTTCATAGTCTTCCAAAACCTGGACAAGCCGTCCCTGTTTCAGATCCTCAGCAACAAGCATGTGCAATGTGCGAGCGTAGCCAAGACCCGATAACGCACCAAGACGGACTGCCTGTGGTGAGTTGGTTTCAACCCGGCCCTTCACCGGGACAGCCACCCGTTTGCCCCGTTCAAAAAAGGTCCAGTTCTGGCGCGATTTCAGATTGCTGTCGATGATGCAGGGCTTGTCATGCAGATCTGCCGGAATATCCACCTCACCATTGGCATCAATAAAATCCGGTGAGGCACAGGTCACGATCCTAAACGAGCCGAGCCGCCGCGCAATCAAACTGGAATCTTCCAGCGCAGTAATACGGATTGCCACATCAAAGGCTTCCTGGATGAGATCGACAAAGCGGTCTTCCAGAACCAGCTCCAGAGCCACATCCGGCTCGCTTTCCGCAAAGCCCATGATGGTATCGACAAGATGGGAATCTGCCAGCGAACGCGGTGCAGAAATGCGCAGCAAACCTTTGGCCTTTCCGCTTTTGTCCTGAACGCTTTCCTGCAGCATGTCCACTTGATGAATAATGGTCTGTGCTTCATGAAAATAGGAATGGCCGATTTCAGTGAGCGACAATTTGCGGGTGGTGCGGTTCAAAAGCCGCACGCCCAACTCGTCTTCCAACTCACTGACATATTTGGACACCAATGCCTTTGACCGGCCAAGGGCACGTCCTGCAGCGGAAAATCCATCTTCGTCCACGACCGCAATGAAGGTTCGCATGCGCGTCAAAGTGTCCATACTGATCTCTACTAAAAGTTCAACAATGTGTCAGGCAAATCTGTCTGAGCAAAATTGCACTTTGCGCTGGCTCAAGTATCACATTTTGTGAAAGTGAGTGAAGCCCAAGGCACCCCAGCCCCCGAAAGACTTACGTTTTCCGTGTGACTGGGAGATTGGGTTTTTAGACGGCTCATTCAAGGAACAAACGAATAATTGATCAATTGTTATGTCGCAAAATGTAACAAGTTGAGGATACAGATACGCTTTGCGCAACTTTAAAGCGAGAAAAAAACACCCTTTGAACGATGCCAACCTCAGTTGGACTGACGTTTTATGAGATCCTGAATGAAGCGGCTGCCGCTCTCAAGTTCTGAAACTTCGACATATTCATTAGGCTGGTGTGCTTGCTCTATGGAGCCCGGCCCACAGACTACGACCGAAAAACCAACGCCCTGAAACTGACCCGCTTCCGTGCCGTAAGACACAACATGAGAGCCATTGTCTCCCGTCAGGGACCGGGCCAGTTCCTCCGCGACCCCATTGTTTTCAGGAACAAGCCCCGGCACTTCCGAGAGAATTTCAATGTCAATGCCCGTATCGGGATGGATTGCCTGCATCGCCGGTTCAACCTCTTTGCGGACATGATCCACATAGCGCTCGAAATACTGGCGCGGCGTTTCACCGGCAATGGCCCGGATATCTGTCACAAACCAGCAATCCTTGGCCACGATATTGTGAGCTGTACCGCCCTCTATTTGACCGCAATGCAAGGTCGACCAGTTCGGCACAAACGGGTTAAGCGGGTCTGCAGCCTGTCTGTTCTGCTCGCTCATATCCGACAGATATGTGACCAGCCTGGCAGCAATCATCACCGCAGAAACGCCGGTGTGCGACAGGCTGGAATGGACTTCAAAGCCACGTACCCGTGTTTCGAAATTCAAAAAACCCTTATGCCCGGTGACCACTTCCATATTGGTCGGCTCGCCAACAATAACCGCCGCCGGCATGGCCACATGTTTGGCCATTTCCGCCACCAGATCCCAGGCACCCAGACAGGCCAGTTCCTCATCATATGAAAAAGCGAAATGGATCGGGCGGGCCAAATCAGCAGCAACCATCGCTGGCAAATCTGCAAGACCCAGCGCCAGAAACCCCTTCATGTCACAGGTCCCACGCCCAAACAGCCGATCGCCCTTCCGCGTCACCGTGAATGGATCTGTCGTCCAGTCCTGACCATCAACCGGCACCACATCGGTATGCCCGGACAGCACAACGCCGCCGGGAACCTGTGGCCCGACCGTTGCATAGAGGCTGGCCTTGGTGCGATCTGAATTGTAGACCCGTGTCGACGTCACACCATAAGCGCCAAGATACTCTTCAATGAAGTCTATGACAGGCAGATTGCTGTCTCGTGAAACGCTTGGGAAAGCAACCAGCTTTTCCAGCATTTCCAACACGGTGTAGGTTCGTTTTTCAGACACGGGTTTCTCCAGAACAACGATTCTGCAGCGCATGAATTGCGCGAACTGCAAAACCATATCTGGAATACAGGTCTGATAAAAGGGCTGTGATGTGGCAGCTCTTTTATCTGATCTGGATGTGCGCGCCGATACCTGACCCGCAGACGATCAATCCGCTCTGTCAGGTTTACGCTTTTACCTACGCTGCTTCGCTGATCAGCCCCTGGATCAGACTGCCATCTGATGGCAACAACGGTATCAGGCATGCTTGAAGCGCGTGGTACAGGTCTGGTTTGCCGGTAAATATGGTGTTTGTTGGTGATAATTCGGCATCCAGTTCCGGAAACCAACCACCGTCTTTATGATCGATAAAATTGGTGTCGATGAAACCCCAGATTTTACGGTACCAATCCTCAATCTCCGGATCAGAGTGAACAGTTCCCAGCACTGCTGCTGCAGCGACGCCTTCAGCACATGGCCACCACAAACGAACGGCCTGATCCGGTCGCTTATCCCAATCGGTGGTGTAATATAATCCACCAATTTCCGTATTCCAGCCGGTCTCAACCGCAACGAGAAACAGGTTTTTGGCAGCTTCGGGCATCCAGTCATGTTGACGCTTATTCATATTCCATAATTGAATAATCAGGCGGCTCCATTCCAGTGCGTGACCAGGTGTGACACCTTTCGGGCGAAAAACCGGATCACCTGCATGATCGAGATCAACGCGCCATTTTGAATCAAAATGCTCGGGAACACGCCACCCCAATGTGCGGGCATGCTGGTTTATGAAAAACTCGGCGATGCTCTGCGCCATGTCCAAATAGGTTTGATCCAAAGTGACCTCATAAGCGGCCATAAGCGCCTCGGTGAGATGCATGTTTGAATTTTGTCCACGGTAGTCACTGATGCTTTGCCAGTCTGCGGTGTATTCTTCGCTGGTTGTTCCGTTTTTGGCATCCCAGAAACGGCTGTGTAAAATCTCTGTGGCATTTTCCAGCAGGCGATCTGCATCGCGGTGGCCAACAGCTTTGGCAGAAGAAGCCGCCAGCAAGACAAAAGCGTGGCCATATGCAAGTTTGTTCGGGTTCGCTGGGCCGTTATCACGCACCCCCCAATAGTAGCCGCCATTGATGGGATCTCTGTGGTGGTTCCAGATAAAGTCCATTCCCTGGTCGATGTAGGTGTCGGCAGAGGGACGGCCAAGCAGTTTTGCGATAGCAAAACAGTGCACCATTCGCGTGGTATCATGCAATTCCCGCTCGGTACCGGCATGGCCCGGATCCGCTGGTAAAGCTTGTCCACTATTTCCCAACATCCGGAAACCACCCGCCGGATTTAGGACATTGGGTTCGAAAAATTCCAACAGGGCATCCGCCTGTGCGCGCAACCAAATGCGATGGCCCTTTTGCGTGGTAAATTTTGCACCACCTTTTGCAGTCCAGTTTTGCGTGCCAAACGATTGCATTAAGTCGATCCCCAGCGATTGTTGCCCAGTGGTAGTCGCCCAGTGATAGTTGCCATCGGCAAGATTGATGGACTATCGCCATAAAGTCTTCAAAAAAGTTCCTGCCACAAAGCCAGCGTCCAACCACCTAGGGTCAAAACCTCCAGGGTTGGTGATCGCCAGATTACAAATGTCAGATCGAGACGATTCCCGTGATGATAATTTTAACATTCACCAGATGGTCAGAAAATTTGAAATTACCCGTGCCCGGCGCTCCAAAAGTGAAACTTTGATCAGAGCAGTCCAGCGACCCTTGGCAGCCATAGCACCAGTTCGGGAGTAAAGGTAATCACCCCAAGGAGCACAATAAGCACACCGACAAACAACCAGATCTCTCGTATCATCTCCCCTAAGGGTATTCCGATTAGAGCCTTGATAATAAACAGCAATATTCCATATGGCGGTGTAATCAGACCAATCATCATGTTGAAAACAATAACTACGCCGAAATGATGCAAATCTATCCCCAGAGCAGCTGCGGTGGGGATGAACAGGGGCGTGATCACCAGCATGATGGTTGAAACATCAAGGAAACAACCAAGTACCAGATACAAAAGGTTTACCATAATCAGGAATTTGACGGTCGTCATTTCGTAACTGTCAAAAAACGCGAACACCGCCTGGGGAATATTTTCAACAGTAATCACATAGTTGAAAATAAACGCGCCCGCCAAGACCATGGCGACAACAGCCGTTGTGCGAACCGTTGCAACAACGACATCAAAAAATTCCCTCAAGCCAAGTGATCTATAGGCAAATACAGCGAGAATCAGAGCGTAAAGAGCTGAGACTGCTGCGGCCTCGGTTGGCGTGAAAGCACCGGAATATATACCGCCAAGCAGGATCGCGGGCATCATCAATGGTGGCAAAGCGCGCAAAATTATCAGCGGGAATGCCCGCAGCGCAATCGGTGCTTCGACCGGGAAACCACGCACTTTTGCAGCTATCATGACAACGATTGAAAGCACGACGACAATCAACAGGGCTGGAATAACGCCGCCTAAAAACAACACCCCGACCGAAGTGGACGAAATCAGGGCATAGAAAACCATCGGGATAGACGGTGGAAAGATCGGGCCGACAACGGAAGATGTGGCCGTGATCGCGCCAGCAAAGCCACGTGGGTATCGATTGTCTTTAATCATCATGGTTGTAAGGATTTTACCGACCCCGGCGACATCTGACACCGCACTACCGCTCATCCCGGAGAAAATAAGACTGGTCAGGATATTGACCTGGGCCAGACCACCGGGCATCCGCCCGACAACCGCCAGCGCAAATTTTAGAAGCCGGTCTGAAATTTTGCCGGCGTTCATGATGTTGGCGGCGAATATGAACAACGGAACTGCGAGGGCAACAAAGTTTCCAAACAAGCCGTTCAAAACCTGTTCCGATGCAAGCCCCATATCGCGTCCGGCCATCAACAGATAGAAAATGCTGGAGACAATCATCGCTATGCCCATGGGCATACCCGCAACAGTCGTAACGATCAGCAAAATGATCATGATTGGAAGGGCAACTGAGGCCAACATAGCTCGTGTCCTCGGCTAAATATGATCGCGCCACTTGGCGCTGAAAAGATGAAAAAGCCGCCACACAGCTTGCAAGGTGAACCCGATGATAAAAAACAGGTAACAGCCATATATCCACGTCATCTGAATACGCAGAACCGGTGAGCGTTTGCGCAAAAGAAAATCCAGATAATCAACCGTACGCGGTATCACCAATAGGAATGCGATAGCCAAAACAATCATGGAGAATATTGCGAACCAGCGCTTAACGTGGTCCGGAACGATGTCATACACCACGTCGAACGTCACATGCTCCCGCTGTGGAACCATGAAAGCGGCTGCCCAGAACACCGCCCATATGAATGAGATCATCGTTGCTTCCTGTGACCAGGCAAGTGGGTCATTGAGAAGATAGCGAAAAAAGACCTGAACGATAAATCCCGAAAATGTCAGAATAAACAACAGAGCGCCGATGCAATCGGCGCTCTGTTTGAGTAAGCGTGCCCAGTCGTGTGACTTTTTTGAGTATGAGTTGGGCACTTTTGTCGTCACTTAGTCTGCAAGTGCGTTTACACGCTCCAACCAACCTTCAGGCCATAGTGCTGCGCGGTCTGAATTCAGGTAGAATCCCTGAACATGATCGCGGAAAGCATCAAGATCAGGGGTTGTCACCGCCAGACCCTTGGATTCAAAAAACGCAACCAACCGGTCTTCTTCTGCGATACGGTTTTCATTGTTCCAGTCACAAGCTGCTTGCGCAGCAGATTCCATGGATGCCTTGGCTCCATCACTCATCTGATCCCAGGTCTGGTTGTTCACCGCAATCGGCAAGCCGTCGACCAAATGGTTCGTCAAAACAATCTGTTCGGTAACTTCATAGAATTTGGCGGCATCAACTGTTGGAAGCGGATTATCCTGCCCATCAACTGTACCGGTTTGCAAACCAAGATAAACTTCAGAAAATGGCAAAGGTGTTGGGTTGGCACCAAGAGCTTTGCCAAGGAACAACCAGGCATCTGAACCCGGCATCCGCAATTTGACACCTGCCAGATCGGCTGGAACCTTAACATCGCGCGCTTCACGCAAATTTATCTGA is a genomic window containing:
- a CDS encoding ABC transporter ATP-binding protein — translated: MNQSPLISLNDITKSFSNGTVALRDMALDVHQGEFVSLLGPSGCGKSTALRIIAGLAPATTGTVSWGNASGTDAEEASHDVSFVFQEPTLMPWATVFGNVFLPLKLKGQSKAKARDAVMEALELVGLEQFESSYPRELSGGMKMRVSIARALVTRPRLLLMDEPFAALDEITRFKLNNDLLELWQRFNWTVIFVTHSVFESVYLSNRIVVMAARPGRVVDDMSIDAPYPRDETFRTSDVYSQYCREVSEALHKAMDSYKPGALA
- a CDS encoding ABC transporter substrate-binding protein, which codes for MVSNHMKSLAAFGALALSATFATQSSALEDVTFGTNWLAQAEHGGFYQSVADGTYEACGLNVTVAPGGPQVNNRALMLAGKIEFHMGGNMLQPFSAAEQNIPVVVLASMFQKEPQVLISHPDQGFDTWESLKGAKLFLGENGFQSYYKWMIAEHGFTVEQREPYTFNAAPFLADKKSAQQGYITSEPFAIEREGGFKPNLFLLADYGFDTYSTTIEAMQATIDAKPEIVKCFIDGSILGWVNYLYGDNAAANEMIKKDNPDITDEQIAFSIETMKEFGIVDSGDSETMGIGAMTDARQKSFYDKMVAAGVTPADLDISKIYTLDFINKGVGVELKKKLTGM
- a CDS encoding RidA family protein codes for the protein MADQFPRHTPATIRAPFANYSHGVEVPPNARLLVCSGQLGIALDDQIPDGAEAQTDLIFQNIEKILASAAMDLSHIVRINAYVSHRDHLAGYMRARDNYVSEPPPASTLMIVSGFTREEFVVEIEVLAARRE
- a CDS encoding ATPase inhibitor subunit zeta — encoded protein: MLNHKKETMLPIQTIDPQEIEASTDGCVNARRDYILGLWAGHKMGLHGDELQLYVRDVLYTDRVTPGTDPMINKVAQDFSSCGVALANNQIRVAFQNAERTARTEMMVTD
- a CDS encoding gamma-glutamyl-gamma-aminobutyrate hydrolase family protein, with the protein product MKPLVLVTSDVVQTGGYNWHGAIDTYLKAVSDVTGAQPVILPDLTSKTDFDSVLSRVDGVLVTGSKSNVFPQIYGQSPTEKHEPYDHDRDETTLPLIRNAIARGTPLLAVCRGHQELNVAYGGTLHTEIQENQGIMDHRAAVHSDQDVRYKIAHTINPVKDGLLARILGNAPVAINSLHRQAIDRLADGLSIEATADDGTIEAISVDGARAFALGVQWHPEYWAASDPVSKKIFEYFGSIMRS
- a CDS encoding nickel/cobalt transporter gives rise to the protein MALAQSGPFGVGAPEAAPIPTDGLFSDFFRWVAAVQSTFYQQLTGAVRDMKQNGSAFWTLISLSFLYGVFHAAGPGHGKVVMSSYVLANRETAKRGAVLCLLSSLLQALVAIGVISVLAILFNATSLVITDASRFLEVGSYVLVTVLGAYLVFKAIRGFLNVQPASSTHRQGHDHHHNHSHDHHHHDENCGCGHAHAPSPELADRAKGSVKAAVAAIFSVGLRPCTGALIVLVFALAQGLFWAGVLSALAMGLGTAITVTTLMFLAVGTRRATLVFTGSNTRGAAYVLNGIQLLGALAVLLLGGILLTAALL
- a CDS encoding DUF1007 family protein, with the translated sequence MTRSGMSSLVFSAAFLTGLSSMPEADAHPHVWVDTRAEVVFDAQDRVSAVRHAWTFDDAFSVYVIQGLDENEDGIYTREELSSLAQVNVESLADYEFFTFMGVEEAEVDFDGPVDYWLYYDADKSRLTLNFTLPLKQPALVIGDLILEIYDPEAFVAFSVNEEDSIKLASGAPNNCSVEVKPAEEMDDAFAAALAELPADQRQVPDEFFSVTSKLSNSAVIRCR
- a CDS encoding LysR family transcriptional regulator; its protein translation is MDTLTRMRTFIAVVDEDGFSAAGRALGRSKALVSKYVSELEDELGVRLLNRTTRKLSLTEIGHSYFHEAQTIIHQVDMLQESVQDKSGKAKGLLRISAPRSLADSHLVDTIMGFAESEPDVALELVLEDRFVDLIQEAFDVAIRITALEDSSLIARRLGSFRIVTCASPDFIDANGEVDIPADLHDKPCIIDSNLKSRQNWTFFERGKRVAVPVKGRVETNSPQAVRLGALSGLGYARTLHMLVAEDLKQGRLVQVLEDYEANDVGIFVVYANRRHLSSKIRAFVDYMSKNYQKTED
- the argE gene encoding acetylornithine deacetylase, which translates into the protein MSEKRTYTVLEMLEKLVAFPSVSRDSNLPVIDFIEEYLGAYGVTSTRVYNSDRTKASLYATVGPQVPGGVVLSGHTDVVPVDGQDWTTDPFTVTRKGDRLFGRGTCDMKGFLALGLADLPAMVAADLARPIHFAFSYDEELACLGAWDLVAEMAKHVAMPAAVIVGEPTNMEVVTGHKGFLNFETRVRGFEVHSSLSHTGVSAVMIAARLVTYLSDMSEQNRQAADPLNPFVPNWSTLHCGQIEGGTAHNIVAKDCWFVTDIRAIAGETPRQYFERYVDHVRKEVEPAMQAIHPDTGIDIEILSEVPGLVPENNGVAEELARSLTGDNGSHVVSYGTEAGQFQGVGFSVVVCGPGSIEQAHQPNEYVEVSELESGSRFIQDLIKRQSN
- a CDS encoding AGE family epimerase/isomerase yields the protein MQSFGTQNWTAKGGAKFTTQKGHRIWLRAQADALLEFFEPNVLNPAGGFRMLGNSGQALPADPGHAGTERELHDTTRMVHCFAIAKLLGRPSADTYIDQGMDFIWNHHRDPINGGYYWGVRDNGPANPNKLAYGHAFVLLAASSAKAVGHRDADRLLENATEILHSRFWDAKNGTTSEEYTADWQSISDYRGQNSNMHLTEALMAAYEVTLDQTYLDMAQSIAEFFINQHARTLGWRVPEHFDSKWRVDLDHAGDPVFRPKGVTPGHALEWSRLIIQLWNMNKRQHDWMPEAAKNLFLVAVETGWNTEIGGLYYTTDWDKRPDQAVRLWWPCAEGVAAAAVLGTVHSDPEIEDWYRKIWGFIDTNFIDHKDGGWFPELDAELSPTNTIFTGKPDLYHALQACLIPLLPSDGSLIQGLISEAA